A single genomic interval of Asinibacterium sp. OR53 harbors:
- a CDS encoding DUF4954 family protein: MPQNIITKSPLAALGYGFIKDTYLPKGKDEYYLRNKQNRNGITYRQLTAYEIEMLVRNGNTSDNWNHLLVSDAFNPELVKNCKFFGLVRIGKLEPLCLSFSDLQTPVGLYNSTIISCDFGDNVVINNVEYLSHYIIGNEVIIVNVNELVTTNHAKFGNGIVKEGELEDVRIWMEVCNENTGRRVMPFNGMLPGDAFLWSRFKNDNALQEKFKAFTEDRFDNKRGYYGKIGDRTVIKNCKIIKDVWVGTDAYFKGANKLKNLTVNSGEEGQTQIGEGCEIVNGIIGFGCRIFYGVKAVRFIMASHSQLKYGARLINSYLGNNATISCCEVLNSLIFPAHEQHHNNSFLCAALVMGQSNIAAGATIGSNHNSRGADGEIIMGRGFWPGLCVSLKHNSRFASFTILAKGDYPAELDIPFPFSLVSNDVHNDRLNIMPGYWFLYNMYALARNAWKYVDRDKRTERIQHLEYDYLAPDTINEMFHALHLLETATGNAYYKVHHPQKTVTQEDARTTGKQLLHGDPKLVNQLEITIEGVENSKRKTILTKVTQAYTLFTDLIYYYGITQLLQLLKQQKAASLESFISSLPAKTVRTKWTNAGGQLIAADELQQLKERIKSGRIRSWDEVHDYYAALGGKYPQQKMNHALASLAEITGKPLRKIDNHVFNNLLNMVITTQEWITKAIYDSRAKDYNNPFRKMVYEDLAEMNEVIGKLEDNGFIKQQLASLEQFKKEVADIRKTYKLKP, from the coding sequence ATGCCTCAGAACATCATTACCAAATCTCCGCTTGCGGCATTGGGGTACGGTTTTATCAAAGACACCTACCTGCCCAAAGGGAAAGATGAATATTACCTGCGCAATAAACAGAACCGCAACGGCATTACATACCGGCAGCTTACCGCTTATGAGATTGAAATGCTGGTACGCAATGGCAATACCAGCGACAACTGGAATCACTTATTGGTTTCCGATGCGTTCAATCCGGAGTTGGTAAAGAATTGCAAATTCTTCGGCCTTGTGCGCATTGGCAAGCTGGAGCCCCTTTGTCTCAGTTTCAGCGACCTGCAAACGCCGGTAGGCTTGTACAATTCCACCATCATCAGTTGCGATTTCGGCGATAATGTGGTAATCAATAATGTAGAATACCTCTCGCATTATATCATTGGCAATGAAGTGATCATTGTGAATGTAAATGAACTGGTAACAACGAATCACGCCAAGTTCGGCAACGGCATTGTAAAAGAAGGCGAGCTCGAAGATGTACGGATATGGATGGAGGTCTGCAATGAGAATACCGGCCGGCGCGTGATGCCTTTCAATGGCATGCTGCCCGGCGATGCCTTTTTATGGAGCCGTTTCAAAAACGATAACGCGCTACAGGAAAAATTCAAAGCATTCACAGAAGACCGCTTCGATAACAAACGCGGTTATTATGGCAAGATCGGCGACCGTACCGTGATCAAGAACTGTAAGATCATCAAAGATGTATGGGTGGGTACCGATGCTTATTTCAAAGGCGCCAACAAGTTAAAAAACCTCACTGTTAATTCGGGGGAAGAAGGACAAACACAAATTGGTGAAGGTTGTGAGATCGTGAATGGTATCATCGGTTTCGGATGCCGCATATTCTATGGCGTGAAAGCTGTTCGTTTTATCATGGCTTCTCATTCGCAATTGAAATACGGCGCGCGACTGATCAACTCATACCTGGGTAACAATGCCACCATTTCCTGTTGCGAAGTGTTGAACTCACTGATCTTCCCCGCCCATGAACAGCACCACAACAACTCATTTCTTTGTGCAGCGCTGGTCATGGGACAAAGCAATATCGCCGCAGGCGCTACCATTGGCTCTAACCACAACAGCCGCGGTGCCGATGGCGAGATCATTATGGGGCGCGGATTCTGGCCCGGTCTCTGCGTGAGCCTCAAACACAATTCCAGGTTCGCCAGCTTTACCATTCTTGCTAAAGGAGACTATCCTGCCGAGCTTGACATACCTTTTCCTTTTTCATTGGTGAGCAATGATGTGCATAACGACCGGCTCAACATTATGCCGGGTTACTGGTTCCTATACAATATGTATGCACTGGCCAGGAATGCCTGGAAATACGTAGACCGAGATAAAAGAACCGAACGCATCCAGCACCTCGAATACGATTACCTGGCGCCCGATACCATCAATGAAATGTTCCATGCACTACACTTGCTGGAAACAGCCACGGGCAATGCTTATTACAAAGTACACCATCCGCAGAAAACAGTTACACAGGAAGATGCCCGGACAACCGGCAAACAACTACTGCACGGAGATCCAAAACTCGTGAATCAGTTGGAGATCACGATAGAAGGCGTTGAAAACAGCAAGCGAAAAACCATACTTACCAAAGTAACGCAGGCTTATACGTTGTTTACCGATCTCATTTACTATTACGGTATCACACAATTATTACAATTACTGAAACAACAGAAAGCCGCTTCTTTAGAATCATTCATCTCTTCGCTCCCAGCCAAAACTGTCCGTACCAAATGGACCAATGCCGGCGGCCAGCTCATTGCTGCAGATGAGCTGCAGCAATTAAAAGAAAGAATCAAATCGGGCAGGATCAGGTCTTGGGATGAAGTACACGATTATTATGCTGCACTGGGCGGCAAATACCCTCAACAAAAAATGAACCACGCCCTGGCATCCCTGGCAGAGATCACCGGAAAGCCTTTACGGAAAATCGACAACCACGTTTTTAATAACCTGTTGAACATGGTCATTACTACACAGGAATGGATCACCAAAGCGATTTATGATTCAAGGGCAAAAGATTATAACAACCCTTTCCGGAAAATGGTGTATGAAGACCTGGCGGAAATGAACGAAGTGATTGGCAAACTGGAAGACAATGGTTTCATCAAACAACAACTGGCATCACTTGAGCAGTTCAAGAAAGAAGTAGCCGACATACGGAAAACATACAAATTGAAACCATAA
- a CDS encoding MFS transporter, whose protein sequence is MKIITRTVWILSLVSLLTDIASEMLYPVMPLYLKSIGFSIVLIGMLEGVAEAIAGLSKGYFGRLSDHKGLRMPFVQGGYALSALSKPMMALLIAPVWIFFARTIDRLGKGLRTGARDAVLSDEATPATKGKIFGFHRSMDTVGAVIGPLLALAYLQWHPGEYKPLFIIAFAPGLLAVLCSLLLKDKKSIGHRGEMAFFSFLHYWKISPVLYKRLVIGLLVFALANSSDVFLLLKIRQSGMNDSEVITVYIFYNLIFAVCAFPIGILGDKVGLKKMFLIGLFLFVVVYSGMGFSRSRFIFYGLFFLYGVYAAATEGISKAWISNIASQKDTATAIGVYSGFQSICTMLASALAGYLWFQYGAMATFLVSAMAAGIVLIYFFLFIPAPDIGQS, encoded by the coding sequence ATGAAAATAATAACTCGAACAGTTTGGATTTTATCATTGGTAAGTTTATTAACAGATATTGCCAGTGAAATGTTGTACCCGGTAATGCCATTATACCTCAAAAGCATTGGTTTCTCAATTGTGTTGATCGGAATGTTGGAGGGTGTTGCTGAAGCCATAGCCGGGCTGAGCAAAGGATATTTCGGCAGGTTATCAGATCATAAAGGGCTCCGGATGCCTTTTGTGCAAGGGGGGTATGCGTTAAGCGCTTTATCCAAGCCAATGATGGCGCTACTCATTGCACCCGTTTGGATATTTTTTGCCAGAACTATTGACAGGCTGGGTAAGGGTTTGCGTACGGGCGCCAGGGATGCTGTACTGTCCGATGAGGCGACTCCTGCAACAAAAGGAAAAATATTCGGCTTTCATCGTTCCATGGATACCGTAGGGGCTGTCATCGGCCCATTATTGGCGCTTGCGTATCTGCAGTGGCATCCGGGCGAGTACAAACCTCTTTTCATCATTGCTTTTGCACCGGGGTTACTGGCAGTATTGTGTTCCTTGTTATTAAAGGATAAAAAAAGCATCGGTCATAGAGGGGAAATGGCGTTCTTTTCTTTTTTGCATTATTGGAAGATAAGCCCTGTTTTATATAAAAGACTGGTGATCGGCCTGCTTGTATTTGCATTGGCGAACAGCTCGGATGTTTTTTTGTTATTAAAGATCAGGCAGTCGGGGATGAATGATAGTGAGGTGATCACCGTATATATCTTTTACAATTTGATTTTTGCCGTGTGCGCCTTTCCAATAGGTATCCTGGGTGATAAGGTTGGATTGAAAAAAATGTTCCTGATTGGTTTGTTCCTTTTTGTTGTGGTTTATTCAGGCATGGGTTTTTCCCGAAGCAGGTTTATTTTTTATGGTTTATTCTTTTTATACGGAGTGTATGCAGCTGCCACGGAGGGCATATCCAAAGCCTGGATCAGTAATATCGCCAGTCAGAAAGATACGGCAACAGCAATAGGTGTCTATTCCGGTTTTCAAAGCATTTGTACAATGCTGGCGAGTGCGTTGGCAGGATATCTTTGGTTTCAATACGGAGCGATGGCTACATTCCTGGTTTCAGCAATGGCTGCAGGTATTGTATTGATTTATTTTTTCTTGTTTATTCCAGCGCCTGATATAGGTCAATCCTGA
- a CDS encoding porin family protein — protein sequence MKRIFLVAATFILFTAGAFAQGGFRLGVKAGTNLTKITGQSFNNGFDLSYHVGAFAEIDFNKKWGIQPEVLWSQTTTKRTNFDNLYPTIVNSATSKDEKIKLDYMAIPILLRYNVGKMLTLNAGPQFGILINQDKNFVQNGQAAFKDGDFSLVGGAQLNFNFLRIYGRYNIGLKNLNDVGNQDKWTNQQIQMGIGLRF from the coding sequence ATGAAAAGGATTTTTTTAGTAGCAGCCACCTTCATTCTTTTTACAGCAGGCGCCTTTGCACAAGGCGGATTCAGGCTGGGTGTGAAAGCAGGTACCAACCTGACTAAAATAACAGGACAATCCTTCAATAATGGATTTGATCTGTCGTATCACGTAGGTGCATTTGCAGAAATCGACTTCAACAAGAAATGGGGTATTCAACCTGAAGTATTGTGGAGCCAGACCACTACCAAGCGTACCAATTTTGATAACCTGTATCCAACCATCGTCAATTCAGCAACCAGTAAGGATGAGAAGATCAAACTGGATTACATGGCTATACCAATTTTGTTGCGCTACAATGTTGGCAAGATGCTTACATTGAATGCGGGACCACAATTCGGTATCCTGATTAACCAGGATAAAAACTTTGTTCAGAACGGACAAGCGGCGTTCAAGGACGGCGACTTCTCACTCGTAGGAGGTGCACAATTGAACTTTAATTTCCTGCGTATCTACGGCCGTTACAACATCGGTCTGAAGAACCTGAACGATGTGGGCAACCAGGATAAATGGACCAATCAACAGATCCAGATGGGTATAGGACTCCGGTTCTAA
- a CDS encoding metallophosphoesterase: MRNATTWWIIALVMFLLDLYVYQALRIVSQNASEKTRMVIHIAYWVISALTLATILSFPYVQALQTSRVFRNYIFSILVGLFFAKILGSVFFLADDLRRGSLWLMTKIFPDMGVRYMDETSSIPRSTFLSWVGLGIGGGLFGTLLYGFSNKYNYQVLKVRLKFNNLPPAFRGLKLVQISDIHSGSFQDKKAVEHGVNMVLLQKADIILFTGDLVNDRAVEMDDYKDLFSRVQAPMGVYSTLGNHDYGDYVSWPSEAVKTANLEALKKVHADMGWRLLMNEHVLLEKDGQQIALLGIENWGAKGRFPKYGKMNLAYPGTEKIPFKILMSHDPSHWDAEIKPHYPDIDLVLAGHTHGMQFGVENPYFKWSPVQWMYKEWAGLYEDGKQKLYVNRGFGFIGYPGRVGILPEITVIELV, from the coding sequence ATGCGAAACGCAACTACCTGGTGGATCATAGCCCTGGTGATGTTTTTACTGGACCTGTATGTGTACCAGGCGCTCAGGATCGTGTCTCAGAATGCTTCTGAAAAGACCCGTATGGTCATTCATATTGCTTATTGGGTGATATCTGCCTTAACGCTGGCCACTATTTTGAGTTTTCCTTATGTGCAGGCCCTGCAGACCTCGAGGGTGTTCCGGAATTATATTTTTTCAATATTGGTGGGTTTGTTCTTTGCCAAAATACTGGGCTCGGTGTTTTTCCTGGCCGATGACCTCCGCCGCGGGTCTTTATGGCTCATGACAAAAATATTCCCCGATATGGGCGTACGGTATATGGATGAGACAAGCAGTATTCCCCGCTCCACTTTTCTCAGTTGGGTGGGGTTGGGTATCGGGGGCGGACTGTTTGGCACGCTTTTATATGGCTTCAGCAACAAATACAATTACCAGGTACTAAAGGTGAGGTTGAAATTCAATAACCTGCCACCAGCCTTCCGCGGATTGAAGCTGGTACAGATCAGCGATATACACAGCGGCAGCTTCCAGGATAAAAAGGCAGTGGAGCATGGGGTGAACATGGTTTTGCTGCAGAAGGCAGACATCATCCTGTTCACGGGCGACCTGGTGAACGACCGGGCTGTTGAAATGGATGATTATAAAGACCTTTTCAGCCGCGTTCAGGCACCCATGGGAGTTTACAGTACATTGGGCAATCACGATTATGGCGATTATGTTTCATGGCCTTCCGAAGCCGTTAAGACTGCCAACCTGGAAGCGCTGAAAAAAGTACATGCCGATATGGGCTGGCGATTGTTGATGAATGAACATGTGCTATTGGAAAAAGACGGACAGCAAATTGCTTTATTAGGCATAGAGAACTGGGGTGCCAAAGGCCGGTTTCCGAAATACGGTAAAATGAACCTCGCTTATCCCGGAACAGAAAAAATTCCATTCAAGATATTAATGAGTCATGACCCCAGTCACTGGGATGCGGAGATCAAACCGCATTATCCTGATATTGACCTGGTGCTGGCAGGACATACGCATGGCATGCAGTTCGGAGTAGAAAATCCTTATTTCAAATGGAGTCCGGTACAATGGATGTACAAAGAATGGGCCGGATTGTATGAAGACGGTAAACAAAAATTATACGTGAACCGCGGATTCGGTTTCATCGGTTACCCGGGAAGAGTAGGTATATTACCTGAAATCACCGTCATTGAGCTGGTATAA
- a CDS encoding metal-dependent hydrolase: MKLTYYGHSCFSVVIKGKKILFDPFITYNELAKHIDPAQIDADYIFLSHGHADHIADCVSIATRTGCQVVGNWEVHEWLNKQGIEKTHPMNTGGKWHFDFGTVKCVVAQHSSGLPDGSYGGNPMGFLFTTGEGNFYYSGDTALTLDMQLIPSWVKLDFAVLPIGDNFTMDVADAIRCADFIQCNQVVGVHYNTFGFIKIDTHEALAAFKAAGKNLLLPGIGETIEL, encoded by the coding sequence ATGAAACTGACTTATTACGGACATTCCTGTTTCTCAGTGGTTATCAAAGGTAAAAAGATCCTTTTTGATCCGTTTATTACGTATAATGAACTGGCCAAACACATTGATCCTGCGCAAATTGATGCTGACTATATTTTCCTGTCACACGGCCATGCCGATCATATAGCCGATTGCGTGAGCATTGCCACCCGCACAGGCTGCCAGGTAGTAGGCAATTGGGAGGTACACGAATGGTTAAATAAGCAGGGTATTGAGAAAACGCATCCCATGAATACGGGCGGCAAATGGCATTTCGATTTTGGTACGGTTAAATGTGTGGTAGCACAACACAGCAGCGGCCTTCCCGACGGTAGTTATGGAGGAAACCCCATGGGATTCCTGTTCACTACCGGCGAAGGGAATTTTTATTACAGCGGCGATACCGCCCTTACGCTCGACATGCAACTGATCCCCTCATGGGTAAAGCTCGATTTTGCAGTGCTGCCCATTGGAGACAATTTTACAATGGATGTGGCCGATGCCATCCGCTGTGCAGATTTCATACAATGCAACCAGGTAGTGGGTGTACATTATAATACTTTTGGTTTTATAAAGATCGATACTCATGAGGCGCTGGCTGCATTCAAGGCCGCAGGAAAGAATTTGTTACTGCCCGGCATAGGAGAAACCATCGAATTATAG
- a CDS encoding ParA family protein, whose protein sequence is MARIIGIANQKGGVGKTTTAINVAASLAVLEFKTLLVDADPQANSTTGVGFDLHNITSSLYDCMVNNTPASDVILKSEVPNLDVIPSHIDLVGAEIEMINYPNRENVMKGIIDVVKDRYDFIIIDCSPSLGLITVNSLVASDSVMVPVQCEFFALEGLGKLLNTIKIVQNRLNPELQIEGILMTMYDGRLRLCNQVVSEVRRHFDEMVFDTIIHRNTRLSEAPSVGKPVVLFDAESKGAVNYLNLAKEILQKNGMTKMSNEERILE, encoded by the coding sequence ATGGCGAGAATTATCGGGATTGCCAATCAAAAAGGAGGCGTGGGAAAAACCACCACTGCCATTAATGTGGCAGCCAGCCTGGCAGTGCTGGAATTTAAAACCCTGTTGGTAGATGCCGATCCACAAGCAAACAGCACTACCGGCGTGGGATTCGACCTGCACAATATCACCAGCAGCCTGTACGACTGCATGGTGAATAATACGCCCGCATCGGATGTAATATTGAAAAGTGAAGTACCCAACCTGGATGTGATCCCTTCTCATATTGACCTGGTAGGCGCCGAGATCGAAATGATCAATTACCCCAACCGTGAGAACGTGATGAAGGGTATCATCGATGTGGTGAAAGACCGGTATGATTTCATTATCATCGACTGTTCTCCTTCACTCGGACTGATTACGGTGAATTCCCTGGTGGCTTCTGACAGCGTTATGGTACCTGTTCAATGCGAATTTTTTGCTTTGGAGGGATTGGGTAAACTACTCAACACCATCAAGATCGTTCAGAACAGGCTGAATCCCGAACTGCAGATAGAGGGCATCCTCATGACCATGTACGATGGCCGCCTGCGGCTCTGTAACCAGGTGGTGAGTGAAGTGAGAAGGCATTTCGATGAAATGGTTTTCGATACCATCATCCACCGGAACACCCGCCTGAGTGAAGCTCCCAGTGTAGGAAAACCAGTTGTACTGTTCGATGCAGAAAGCAAAGGCGCTGTCAATTACCTCAACCTTGCCAAAGAAATTTTACAGAAGAACGGCATGACCAAAATGTCGAACGAAGAAAGAATACTTGAATAG
- a CDS encoding ParB/RepB/Spo0J family partition protein yields the protein MTSPKQNSKELIGKGLRSLLNNIDADLKTTAGSLKTDVVNQVTNTSRIPIGDIQINPKQPRRDFDEQALNELSASIKLHDIIQPLTVSKLANGKYQLIAGERRFRAAKLAGLKDVPAYQRQANDKELLELALLENLQRENLNAVEIALSYKRMMEELSYTQEQVAERMGKERSTVTNYIRLLKLPPDIQLAVRSGNITMGHARALISVDVVDKQLYVFKEIQQKELSVRQTEELVRKLYKADKPYAVKSSVKSELPPAYKKIEDNLASHFGTKVKLNHNKNGHGNITIEYYSLEEFNKILDAMNVTVS from the coding sequence ATGACTTCACCCAAACAAAATAGCAAAGAGCTCATAGGCAAAGGGCTTCGATCCCTGCTCAATAATATCGATGCCGACCTCAAAACCACTGCCGGTTCTTTAAAGACCGATGTGGTGAACCAGGTAACGAATACCTCCCGTATTCCCATTGGCGATATACAGATCAACCCCAAGCAGCCGCGCCGCGATTTTGATGAACAGGCTTTGAATGAGTTGTCAGCGTCTATCAAATTACATGATATCATCCAGCCATTGACCGTGTCTAAACTGGCCAATGGAAAATACCAGTTGATTGCCGGTGAACGCCGCTTCAGGGCCGCCAAGCTGGCTGGTCTCAAAGACGTACCCGCCTACCAGCGCCAGGCCAACGACAAAGAATTACTCGAATTGGCGCTGTTGGAAAACCTGCAACGCGAAAACCTCAACGCTGTTGAAATAGCCCTCAGCTATAAACGAATGATGGAAGAGCTGAGCTATACACAGGAACAAGTGGCAGAACGCATGGGCAAGGAAAGAAGTACCGTTACCAATTATATCCGTTTGCTGAAATTACCACCCGATATACAACTGGCTGTCCGCAGCGGTAACATCACTATGGGTCATGCCCGCGCATTGATCAGTGTTGATGTAGTGGATAAACAACTGTATGTGTTCAAAGAAATACAACAGAAAGAACTCAGCGTAAGACAAACGGAAGAATTGGTGCGCAAGCTCTACAAAGCCGATAAACCCTATGCTGTTAAATCTTCGGTAAAGTCGGAACTCCCCCCGGCTTACAAAAAGATCGAAGATAACTTAGCTTCACACTTTGGCACCAAAGTAAAATTGAACCACAACAAAAATGGACATGGCAATATCACCATTGAATATTATTCACTGGAAGAGTTCAATAAAATACTCGATGCCATGAATGTAACCGTGAGTTGA
- a CDS encoding DUF5683 domain-containing protein: MKAYHRFIWIIVCCSWFNCLLAQTDKGSVKDTVKIRKHDPRIATRRSAIIPGWGQAYNREYWKIPLVYGVLAIPASLYFYNNSWYKKTKFAYEALYKASLPVNPDSSMLKDIDPQLKTLSIGSVQSYRNAFRRDRDYSILWFIIAWGLQVADATVFGHLKQFDISNDLSMEWSPKLDPVTRTPGLGFTLNLKNSSSRRLVDVR, from the coding sequence ATGAAAGCATATCATCGTTTTATATGGATCATCGTTTGCTGCAGTTGGTTCAACTGCCTGCTGGCGCAAACCGATAAAGGATCGGTGAAAGATACAGTTAAGATCAGGAAACACGATCCGCGTATTGCTACCCGCCGTTCTGCGATCATTCCCGGATGGGGACAAGCCTATAACCGCGAATACTGGAAAATACCCCTTGTATACGGCGTGCTGGCCATACCGGCGAGTTTATATTTTTATAACAACAGTTGGTATAAAAAAACAAAATTCGCTTACGAAGCACTTTACAAAGCATCATTGCCCGTTAATCCCGATTCAAGCATGTTGAAGGATATCGATCCGCAGCTAAAAACACTCAGCATCGGCTCTGTACAGAGTTACCGCAACGCTTTCCGGAGAGACCGGGATTATTCCATACTCTGGTTCATCATTGCATGGGGGTTGCAGGTGGCGGATGCTACCGTATTCGGTCACCTCAAACAATTCGACATCAGTAACGACCTGTCGATGGAATGGAGCCCCAAACTCGACCCCGTTACCCGCACACCGGGTCTTGGTTTCACCCTGAACCTCAAAAACAGCTCCTCCCGGAGGCTGGTAGATGTTCGATAA
- the dapB gene encoding 4-hydroxy-tetrahydrodipicolinate reductase gives MKIALIGYGKMGKAIEEIALAKGHEIVLKIDVSNAHEFTQEHLSRADVAIEFTGPHSAFDNVMKCLAWGVPVVCGSTGWLDKWDEVKNYCEAQKGSLVYASNFSIGVNLFFEVNTFLAGLMNKHPEYNVSMEEIHHTQKKDAPSGTAITLAEQVLQHIATKKQWVNETSTDPEKLVIISERIDPAPGTHKIKYSSPIDDIEIIHTAHNRKGFAGGAVLAAEFAAGKKGIFGMKEVLGL, from the coding sequence ATGAAAATTGCACTGATCGGTTATGGTAAAATGGGAAAAGCCATTGAAGAAATTGCGCTTGCCAAGGGGCATGAGATCGTATTGAAAATCGATGTCAGCAATGCGCACGAGTTCACGCAGGAGCACCTGTCACGCGCCGATGTGGCCATTGAGTTCACCGGACCACACAGCGCTTTCGATAATGTGATGAAATGCCTGGCATGGGGCGTGCCCGTGGTATGTGGTTCTACCGGATGGCTGGATAAATGGGATGAAGTGAAAAATTATTGCGAAGCGCAAAAAGGCAGCCTCGTTTATGCAAGTAATTTCAGCATCGGCGTAAACCTGTTCTTTGAAGTGAATACTTTTCTCGCCGGACTCATGAACAAACACCCGGAGTATAATGTATCGATGGAAGAGATCCATCACACACAAAAGAAAGACGCGCCCAGCGGCACCGCTATTACATTGGCAGAACAGGTGTTGCAACATATTGCTACTAAAAAACAGTGGGTAAACGAAACAAGTACCGATCCGGAAAAACTGGTGATCATTTCAGAACGCATCGACCCGGCGCCGGGTACGCATAAAATAAAATACAGTTCTCCAATCGATGATATAGAGATCATACATACTGCCCACAACCGCAAAGGCTTCGCCGGTGGCGCCGTGCTGGCAGCAGAATTTGCCGCTGGCAAAAAAGGTATTTTCGGAATGAAAGAAGTGCTGGGCTTATAA
- a CDS encoding Rrf2 family transcriptional regulator, translating into MLSKKTQYAFKALTFMAEKKKDGPVLIAEIASKKKIPLKFLENILLELKKAGILDSKKGKGGGYFFNVEPHKIPLAKVMRLIEGPIALLPCVSLNFYEKCADCNEKRCGLNRVMIEVRDNTLKVLENKTVADLIG; encoded by the coding sequence ATGTTGTCAAAAAAAACACAATATGCCTTTAAAGCGCTTACCTTTATGGCAGAGAAGAAAAAAGACGGCCCGGTATTGATCGCTGAAATTGCCAGCAAAAAAAAGATTCCCCTCAAATTTTTAGAAAATATTTTGCTGGAACTGAAAAAGGCTGGCATACTGGATAGTAAAAAAGGAAAAGGCGGCGGTTATTTTTTTAACGTAGAACCTCATAAAATTCCCCTCGCGAAGGTTATGCGTTTAATCGAAGGTCCTATTGCATTATTGCCTTGTGTAAGTCTCAATTTCTATGAAAAATGTGCCGACTGCAACGAAAAGAGATGCGGTCTGAACAGGGTCATGATCGAAGTGCGCGATAACACGCTGAAAGTGCTGGAGAATAAAACGGTCGCTGATCTTATTGGATAA
- a CDS encoding DUF3575 domain-containing protein → MKQLLFLLLCFPLFANAQLLGLGSNIVKVNLSSLALKNYSFSFERKISKRVSLVLGYRTEPKGSPPFQSQLENIINSSDINFSRFEIGNTAWTPEVRFYLGKGNMRGFYLAPYMRFSSFDITSPVRYTTTVNGSPYTKDADFSGKITSTNGGLMIGTQHRLFKVLVIDIWIIGGHYGSSKGDLNFVATTPLNPQEQSVLKQNLDNINAKPFKFTNTVYADGSGAKITSDGPWAGIRGAGINIGFHF, encoded by the coding sequence ATGAAACAACTTCTTTTCCTGCTGCTTTGCTTCCCTTTGTTTGCCAATGCGCAACTTTTAGGCTTGGGAAGCAACATCGTAAAGGTGAATCTCAGTTCACTGGCCCTCAAGAATTATAGTTTTTCTTTTGAAAGAAAAATTTCAAAGCGTGTATCCCTTGTACTCGGTTACCGCACGGAGCCCAAGGGCAGTCCCCCCTTCCAATCGCAATTAGAGAACATCATCAACAGTTCCGATATCAACTTCAGTCGCTTCGAAATTGGTAACACCGCCTGGACACCCGAAGTAAGATTTTACCTGGGCAAAGGCAACATGCGCGGCTTTTATCTCGCGCCCTATATGCGATTCTCCAGTTTCGACATTACTTCACCGGTAAGATATACCACTACGGTAAACGGCAGTCCTTACACTAAGGATGCAGATTTCTCCGGGAAGATCACTTCTACCAACGGCGGATTAATGATCGGTACACAACACCGTTTGTTCAAAGTATTGGTAATAGATATCTGGATCATTGGCGGGCACTATGGTTCCAGTAAGGGTGACCTGAATTTTGTGGCCACTACTCCTCTGAACCCACAGGAACAATCTGTTCTGAAACAGAATCTCGACAATATAAATGCAAAGCCTTTCAAATTCACCAATACCGTGTATGCCGATGGCAGTGGTGCCAAGATCACATCAGACGGCCCCTGGGCAGGGATACGCGGAGCAGGTATCAATATCGGTTTCCACTTTTAA